From Arachis stenosperma cultivar V10309 chromosome 2, arast.V10309.gnm1.PFL2, whole genome shotgun sequence, one genomic window encodes:
- the LOC130963327 gene encoding uncharacterized protein LOC130963327, translating to MEELAQMYIKEIVRLHGVPSTIISDRDPRFTSRFWRAFQRAFGTQLSLSTAYQPQTDEGEHVFLKVTPTTGVGRAIKTKKLNPRYIGPFEILKRIGPVTYIIALPPYLLNLHDGFHVSQLRKYTPDASHILEPEPIQVREDLTLLVIPVRIDDTSIKRLREKELSLVKVAWSRAGIEEHTWELELDMQKYYPHLFSGN from the exons ATGGAAGAATTGGCTCAAATGTATATCAAAGAGATTGTCAGGTTGCATGGCGTGCCTTCTACTATTATATCAGacagagatcctcgtttcacatCAAGGTTCTGGAGAGCTTTTCAGCGTGCATTTGGGACTCAGTTAAGTTTGAGTACTGCATATCAGCCTCAGACAGATG AAGGAGAGCATGTCTTTCTAAAGGTTACACCAACCACTGGAGTGGGAAGAGCTATTAAGACTAAGAAACTGAATCCTCGTTATATTGGGCCATTTGAGATTCTGAAAAGAATTGGGCCAGTGACTTATATAATTGCCTTACCGCCGTATCTTTTGAACTTGCACGATGGGTTTCATGTGTCACAGCTTCGGAAGTATACTCCTGACGCAAGTCATATCCTAGAACCGGAACCAATCCAAGTAAGAGAAGATCTAACACTTCTAGTAATTCCGGTGAGAATTGATGACACTAGTATTAAACGATTACGCGAAAAGGAATTATCATTGGTAAAAGTAGCTTGGAGTCGAGCTGGTATCGAGGAACATACTTGGGAACTTGAATTAGATATGCAAAAGTACTACCCACATCTCTTTTCAGGTAactga
- the LOC130963328 gene encoding uncharacterized protein LOC130963328 — protein sequence MANNCPEKKKYETSRVQQPERVYTTFAAGETHSFIAFEKANELGLRMVVLGYDLKVYNDTHEAMVTRIGCPQVTFRVQQREFVHDLICLPMIGLDLILGLDWLSKNHILLDCSEKSVQFMPEGSEAPVVANSYYLNSMIVNYSGTECQGIMLLTMGVSVGTWSLSDFDYTFRMSPLEMAELKAHLEDLLVVKKKDGSMRLCVDYQKLNKITVKNKYPLPRIDDLMDQLQGASVFSKIDL from the exons ATGGCCAATAATTGtccagagaagaagaagtatGAGACTAGTAGGGTGCAGCAGCCGGAGAGAGTATACACCACTTTTGCAGCAg gAGAAactcattcattcattgcatttgaaaAGGCTAATGAGTTAGGATTGAGAATGGTGGTTTTAGGTTATGATTTGAAAGTGTATAATGATACTCATGAAGCTATGGTGACTAGGATAGGATGTCCACAAGTTACCTTTCGAGTGCAACAGCGTGAATTTGTGCATGATTTAATTTGTTTACCGATGATTGGTCTTGATCTcatcttgggattggattggttatctaagaatcATATTTTGCTTGATTGTTCTGAGAAGTCAGTACAGTTTATGCCGGAAGGGTCAGAAGCGCCAGTTGTTGCGAATAGTTACTATTTGAATTCTATGATAGTAAACTATTCTGGAACTGAATGTCAGGGTATTATGTTATTAACTATGGGAGTATCAG TTGGTACCTGGAGCCTGTCTGATTTCGATTACACCTTCAGGATGTCACCTTTAGAAATGGCTGAATTGAAAGCTCACCTGGAAGATCTGTTAG tggtaaagaagaaggatgggagtatgcgttTGTGTGTCGATTATCAGAAACTGAATAAGATCACTGTGAAGAATAAATACCCACTGCCTAGAATCGACGATCTAATGGATCAATTACAGGGTGCCAGTGTGTTCTCTAAGATTGATTTGTGA
- the LOC130963329 gene encoding uncharacterized protein LOC130963329, with amino-acid sequence MATAMQATAKALGNQINQGNHENNNDEDGPMTLATFLKVYPLTFRGTSNPADVDNWIQAMERALQAQQGTRRILQPDGAAIPWEVFRTEFYNKYFPNSARNAKDLELMQLKQGHMTVADYTSKFEELCRFSRICQGEPEDFAKWKCIKYEGGLRSDILSFVAPMEIRIFSELVNKSRVAEDCVRKAAVEKGSLRVPFQRLSGRNFAPRGRNFKREGFVSQQTQGQGNYRKPNTNVNQGRRFGKQPQQDPNC; translated from the exons ATGGCTACAGCTATGCAGGCAACAGCCAAGGCATTAGGTAATCAAATAAACCAGGGTAATCACGAGAACAATAATGATGAGGACGGTCCTATGACACTTGCTACATTTCTGAAAGTTTACCCTCTGACCTTTAGGGGGACCTCAAATCCCGCTGATGTAGATAATTGGATTCAGGCTATGGAAAGGGCGTTGCAGGCTCAACAG GGAACACGACGTATCCTGCAGCCTGATGGTGCTGCGATTCCTTGGGAGGTCTTCCGAACAGAATTCTATAATAAATACTTTCCTAATTCAGCCAGAAATGCTAAGGACCTTGAATTAATGCAGTTAAAGCAGGGACATATGACTGTTGCTGACTATACTAGTAAATTTGAGGAGTTATGTCGCTTTTCTCGTATCTGTCAAGGTGAGCCTGAAGATTTTGCTAAATGGAAGTGTATTAAATATGAGGGAGGTCTTCGGAGCGATATTCTGAGCTTCGTTGCCCCAATGGAGATTAGAATATTTTCTGAATTGGTGAATAAGAGTAGGGTGGCTGAAGATTGTGTGAGAAAGGCGGCAGTAGAGAAAGGAAGTTTGAGGGTGCCTTTTCAGAGGCTTTCAGGGAGGAACTTTGCTCCGAGAGGTAGGAATTTCAAGCGTGAAGGCTTTGTTTCACAGCAGACTCAAGGCCAGGGTAATTACAGAAAGCCGAATACTAATGTTAATCAGGGAAGAAGGTTTGGAAAGCAACCACAGCAGGATCCGAACTGTTAG
- the LOC130960595 gene encoding pachytene checkpoint protein 2 homolog: MLYCCTECTIVFPCCLGCKTFPKDSRNGKEESNLVFVLIDEVESLAAARKAAISGSEPSDSIRVVNALLTQIDKLILSPNVIILITSNITNAIGKSL, encoded by the exons CAATTGTGTTTCCTTGTTGTTTAGGTTGCAAAACTTTTCCAAAAGATTCAAGAAATGGTAAAGAAGAAAGCAATCTAGTATTTGTTTTGATTG ATGAAGTTGAAAGCCTTGCTGCGGCGAGGAAAGCTGCTATATCCGGTTCAGAACCTTCAGATTCTATTCGG GTTGTAAATGCATTACTAACTCAGATTGACAAGTTAATATTATCTCCAAATGTGATAATCCTAATCACATCCAACATAACTAATGCTATTG GAAAATCATTATGA